From a single Intestinibaculum porci genomic region:
- a CDS encoding Gfo/Idh/MocA family oxidoreductase, whose amino-acid sequence MIKVITYGTFDHLHQGHINLLRRAKALGDYLIVGVTSDDFDKQRGKINVSEPLEKRIENVKQTGYADMIIVEEYEGQKIDDVKRFQADIFAIGSDWEGHFDYLKEYCEVNYLPRTQGISSTQIRSQEQSIRIGITGMDHYIEKVIDKAKSVNGLSIEGVYTTNEKANYQNISCYHDYTAFLNDIDAVYVYSHPTLHYKQVFSALKAGKHVMCEAPLTLNKEESQTLFAYAKQHHLILLEVLRTAYSTAFARMLLLVKSGKIGEVKSIDATCTSLESISHEEVFGKWASFTAWGPTALLPLFEILGTNYHTKTITTQLLKDIPALYDTFTKVSFIYPSAVASIKVGNGVKSEGELIISGTKGYVYIPAPWWKTDYFEIRYENPAQNKRYFYQLDDEGISNEFITFIKAIKTGQYLPNIDLSTTLETSNIMNEFYHCKHFIEI is encoded by the coding sequence ATGATTAAAGTCATTACCTATGGAACATTCGATCACCTACATCAGGGTCATATTAATTTACTACGCCGCGCTAAAGCATTAGGCGATTATCTAATCGTTGGCGTAACATCTGATGATTTTGATAAGCAAAGAGGAAAAATCAATGTTAGTGAACCTTTAGAAAAGCGCATCGAAAATGTTAAACAAACCGGTTATGCCGATATGATCATTGTCGAAGAATATGAAGGGCAGAAAATTGATGATGTCAAAAGATTTCAGGCTGATATTTTCGCTATTGGCTCTGACTGGGAAGGACATTTCGATTACCTGAAAGAGTATTGCGAAGTTAACTATTTACCCCGTACTCAAGGTATTTCCAGTACTCAAATTAGATCGCAGGAGCAATCTATCAGAATTGGGATTACTGGAATGGATCATTACATTGAAAAAGTTATTGATAAAGCAAAATCCGTTAATGGTTTATCCATTGAAGGCGTTTATACGACAAACGAAAAAGCAAATTACCAGAATATTTCGTGTTATCATGATTATACAGCTTTCTTAAACGATATCGATGCAGTATATGTTTATTCTCATCCTACCCTTCACTATAAACAAGTCTTTTCTGCTTTAAAAGCAGGTAAGCATGTTATGTGTGAAGCTCCCTTAACGCTAAATAAGGAAGAAAGTCAGACTTTATTTGCCTATGCAAAACAGCATCATCTCATTTTATTAGAAGTGCTGAGAACTGCTTATTCTACAGCTTTCGCCCGTATGCTTTTATTAGTTAAAAGCGGTAAAATCGGTGAAGTAAAATCTATTGATGCAACATGTACAAGTTTGGAAAGTATTTCTCATGAAGAAGTTTTTGGTAAATGGGCCAGTTTTACAGCTTGGGGACCGACTGCACTTTTGCCGCTTTTTGAAATACTAGGTACAAATTATCATACAAAAACAATTACCACCCAGTTGCTTAAAGATATTCCTGCTCTATATGATACATTCACAAAAGTCTCGTTTATCTACCCTTCAGCAGTTGCCTCTATAAAAGTTGGTAATGGTGTAAAATCGGAAGGTGAACTCATTATTTCTGGTACCAAAGGTTATGTCTACATTCCTGCACCTTGGTGGAAAACAGACTATTTTGAAATACGATATGAAAATCCTGCTCAAAATAAACGCTATTTTTATCAATTAGATGATGAAGGTATCTCTAATGAATTTATTACCTTTATCAAAGCAATTAAAACAGGGCAGTATTTACCAAATATCGATCTTTCTACAACCCTTGAAACGTCTAATATAATGAATGAATTCTATCATTGTAAACACTTTATCGAAATATAA